A window of the Rhizobium viscosum genome harbors these coding sequences:
- a CDS encoding phospholipase D-like domain-containing protein, giving the protein MTISENIFNHPKLSQAKEQGSSSHESRGAETLRREETATKTAFLINGNSYFAELARTLRTARRTIWIIGWDFNPDIVMEPEKSDETLGDILHALCAANPKLEIRILIWVLGPLYSEKSMKLLRKKSFPKSPGIDLRFDIQHAIRGSHHQKLVCVDDAVSFIGGMDLTSRRWDTRRHRAQNKLRRAPEGISYDPVHDVQAMVTGDAARLIGEIARRRWKEATGETHASLAEAVEFAWPDDRSVSLVNCPVSFAVTEPSTAFRRGIGDGVTMTLEIIARARRHLYIETQYLSSFRIADAIAARLQEEHGPEVVVVCTRSSHGLIEKIVMGNNRDRIIRRLRRADTRNRLCFFYPVVPAKNGEMEVLVHSKLIIADDHLVRIGSSNLNNRSEGLDSECDMLLAAQNPDHRHAIAELRNRLLAEFLGTAAENFTAAINHTGSMTAAVAAFNTGPRGLREFAVPPSGSTVPIAGTAIFDPARPLAPLRALGFRSLIRPLTRFARAPLRDNLADEQQGGAER; this is encoded by the coding sequence ATGACGATTTCTGAAAATATCTTCAATCATCCGAAGTTATCCCAGGCAAAGGAACAGGGGTCGAGCAGCCACGAAAGCCGGGGGGCGGAAACTTTGCGCCGGGAAGAAACCGCTACAAAGACAGCTTTCCTTATCAACGGCAACAGTTATTTTGCAGAACTGGCACGCACACTGCGAACGGCCCGGCGCACGATCTGGATCATCGGCTGGGACTTCAATCCCGATATCGTCATGGAGCCGGAAAAATCTGACGAGACATTGGGCGACATACTGCATGCCTTATGCGCGGCAAATCCAAAGCTCGAAATACGCATCCTGATCTGGGTGCTCGGCCCGCTCTATTCGGAAAAATCGATGAAACTGTTGAGAAAGAAGAGCTTCCCGAAGAGCCCGGGGATCGATCTGCGCTTCGATATCCAGCATGCGATACGCGGCAGCCACCATCAGAAACTCGTCTGCGTCGATGATGCGGTCTCCTTCATCGGCGGAATGGACTTAACCTCTCGGCGGTGGGACACGCGCCGCCATCGCGCGCAGAACAAACTGCGGCGCGCGCCCGAAGGTATCTCCTATGATCCGGTGCATGACGTTCAGGCGATGGTGACCGGTGATGCCGCGCGTCTCATCGGTGAAATCGCAAGACGGCGATGGAAAGAGGCCACCGGTGAAACCCATGCGTCGCTTGCCGAGGCGGTCGAATTCGCCTGGCCGGACGATCGGTCCGTTTCGCTGGTCAACTGCCCGGTCAGCTTCGCTGTGACCGAACCTTCGACGGCTTTTCGGCGCGGCATTGGCGACGGCGTCACGATGACGCTTGAGATTATCGCCAGGGCCAGGCGACACCTGTACATCGAGACGCAATATCTCTCTTCCTTCCGCATCGCCGACGCCATCGCCGCACGCCTCCAGGAAGAGCACGGCCCGGAAGTAGTCGTGGTCTGCACACGCAGCTCCCACGGGCTGATCGAAAAGATTGTCATGGGCAACAATCGCGACCGTATTATCCGGCGCCTGAGACGGGCCGACACTAGGAACCGTCTGTGCTTTTTTTATCCGGTCGTGCCGGCGAAAAACGGTGAGATGGAGGTACTTGTCCATTCCAAACTGATTATCGCCGATGACCATCTCGTTCGCATAGGCTCTTCCAATCTCAACAATCGCTCGGAAGGGCTGGATTCAGAGTGCGACATGCTTCTCGCAGCCCAAAATCCAGACCACCGCCACGCGATTGCGGAACTGCGCAATAGGCTGCTGGCCGAATTCCTCGGCACAGCCGCAGAGAACTTTACCGCTGCCATCAACCACACCGGCTCGATGACCGCCGCGGTCGCAGCGTTCAACACCGGGCCGCGCGGCCTGCGAGAATTCGCCGTCCCACCGTCCGGCAGCACCGTTCCCATTGCCGGTACAGCGATCTTCGATCCCGCTCGGCCCCTCGCGCCTCTACGCGCTTTGGGATTCCGCTCGCTCATCCGCCCCCTCACGCGTTTTGCGCGAGCACCGCTGCGAGACAACCTCGCTGATGAACAGCAAGGCGGCGCCGAGCGCTAG